One part of the Tunicatimonas pelagia genome encodes these proteins:
- a CDS encoding porin family protein, which yields MKKLTLLLLFSLLASSSLLAQVSIGVKAGGALAGQTNEGVGLGEGEFAKLTYLGGFFASVPITENVSLQPEVLYSNKGSQSSGGSINLRYNLHYLSIPIMLQYRVLDRVFVELGPEFGYLLGTGTNLNNDGFGGSFSDNPSFDEQLLASYRDLDVAFNVGVGYALSDRWLVNLRYNLGLRDISDDFTYDLVGQDGSIVIANSTYNRSVQLSVGYRIF from the coding sequence ATGAAGAAGTTAACTTTACTTTTATTATTCAGCTTGCTAGCCAGCTCTAGCTTACTTGCTCAGGTGTCCATTGGGGTAAAGGCAGGTGGGGCGCTTGCGGGGCAGACAAATGAGGGGGTTGGCCTAGGCGAAGGTGAGTTTGCTAAGCTCACCTATCTAGGTGGATTCTTTGCGTCGGTTCCCATTACTGAAAATGTTAGCCTTCAGCCGGAAGTGTTGTACAGCAATAAAGGAAGTCAAAGCAGTGGTGGTAGCATCAATCTACGCTATAACCTTCACTATCTCAGCATCCCCATTATGCTCCAGTACAGGGTGCTGGACAGGGTATTTGTAGAATTAGGTCCCGAATTTGGCTATCTGCTGGGCACGGGCACGAATCTTAATAATGATGGCTTCGGCGGGTCGTTTTCAGACAATCCTTCCTTCGACGAGCAACTACTAGCTTCATACCGAGACTTGGATGTAGCCTTCAACGTAGGAGTAGGCTACGCCCTTTCAGACAGATGGTTAGTGAATTTACGCTACAACCTAGGATTACGTGATATTTCCGATGATTTCACTTATGACCTCGTTGGGCAAGATGGATCAATCGTGATTGCCAACTCCACCTACAACCGTAGCGTACAGCTTTCAGTAGGTTATCGGATTTTTTAA
- a CDS encoding TonB-dependent receptor, which yields MNVIANEREAIFPLVTSLFVYGRLPPGGPVRRSYSASRSDGNCWLMAVFLLILSNQPTLAQTHTISGYVTDAESGEKLIGASVYLPTLGKGTTTNLYGFYSLPLSGDSATVTFSYIGYARRTETLALRQDTRLDVELSSNTLLEEVEVVATPEENVVDQVQMSVHKIPMQTIEQAPVLGGETDILKTLQLLPGVSFGSEGSAGLYVRGGSPDQNLILLDGVPVYNVNHLFGFLSVFNTDAINNVELIKGGIPARYGGRLSSVLDISMKEGNLKESGGVFAISPIAARFTYESPIKRDTSSFIISARRTWLDVASAVASLLDDRTFGYNFYDVNAKYNHKLNRNNRVYLSFYTGRDRFFDTFNDGTDRYTFNFRWGNLTSVLRWNHIFNPKLFSNISASYSTYNFFQEYRVRQEGTDFFNLSRSRIRDLKLQADFDYAPALSHSIKFGGMLSRQRFEPDVVQVVNASTDTTFNNQTFINSTNIEVYAEDEISITRQLTTNVGLRASGFWVNSEAYTNLQPRLAMRYLVSPSLSVKVSYTYMVQYLHLLTNSSLGLPTDLWVSTTENVAPQRSEQVAAGIAKSLVRNRYDVSLEGYYKRMDNLIAYRDGASFLFQNGETWENKVVAGNGESYGAELFINKKQGKITGWLGYTLSWTYHWFDAIDDGRRFPFRYDRRHDLSLLVNYHLPKDRTLSTTFVYNTGNAVSIPTARYQGIAPPGWEYERFYQQAFDDRLLLDQRNNFRAPAYHRLDISYQRTKLKKKDRQRTWIFSLYNAYNRLNPYFLYEQDGRLKQYSLFPIIPSITYRLEF from the coding sequence ATGAACGTCATCGCGAACGAACGTGAAGCGATCTTCCCTTTAGTAACCTCGCTATTTGTATACGGGAGACTGCCGCCGGGCGGCCCCGTTCGTCGCTCATACTCCGCTTCTCGCAGTGACGGTAATTGTTGGTTAATGGCTGTATTCCTTCTGATACTTAGTAATCAACCTACTCTTGCCCAAACCCATACCATCAGTGGCTACGTAACCGATGCCGAGAGTGGGGAGAAGCTCATCGGGGCTTCGGTCTACTTACCTACACTAGGCAAAGGTACCACTACCAACCTCTACGGCTTCTACAGCCTACCCCTGTCGGGGGATTCGGCTACCGTCACTTTTTCCTACATCGGCTACGCCCGCCGTACCGAAACCCTAGCATTGAGGCAAGATACCCGGCTGGATGTAGAACTCTCTTCTAACACCCTGCTAGAAGAAGTAGAAGTGGTGGCTACCCCCGAAGAGAATGTGGTAGATCAAGTGCAGATGAGTGTCCACAAAATCCCCATGCAAACCATTGAGCAAGCCCCAGTACTGGGTGGGGAAACCGATATTCTCAAGACGCTGCAACTGCTACCCGGGGTCAGTTTTGGCAGCGAAGGTTCGGCCGGACTGTACGTGCGGGGTGGTAGTCCTGACCAGAACCTCATCCTATTGGATGGCGTGCCCGTCTACAATGTCAACCACCTGTTCGGATTCCTCTCCGTCTTCAATACCGATGCTATTAATAACGTAGAATTGATCAAAGGCGGTATTCCGGCTCGCTACGGCGGTCGGCTTTCATCGGTGCTGGATATTTCCATGAAGGAAGGCAACCTCAAAGAAAGCGGTGGCGTGTTTGCTATTAGCCCCATTGCGGCTCGCTTCACTTATGAGTCCCCCATTAAGCGCGATACCTCTTCGTTTATCATCTCCGCCCGGCGTACCTGGCTGGACGTAGCCTCGGCGGTGGCTTCGCTGCTCGATGACCGTACCTTTGGCTACAACTTCTACGATGTGAATGCCAAGTACAACCACAAGCTCAACCGCAACAACCGGGTGTACCTCAGTTTCTACACCGGGCGCGACCGCTTCTTTGATACCTTCAATGACGGCACGGACCGCTACACCTTCAACTTCCGTTGGGGCAATCTTACTTCAGTACTACGCTGGAATCATATTTTTAATCCTAAACTGTTTAGCAATATCTCAGCCAGTTACAGCACTTACAACTTCTTTCAGGAATACCGGGTAAGGCAAGAAGGTACAGATTTCTTCAACCTGTCCCGTTCCCGCATCCGTGACCTGAAGCTGCAAGCCGACTTTGATTATGCCCCTGCCCTGTCGCACAGCATTAAGTTCGGGGGGATGCTCTCGCGCCAACGCTTTGAGCCCGATGTAGTGCAGGTAGTCAATGCCAGTACCGATACTACCTTCAACAACCAGACCTTCATTAATTCAACCAATATTGAGGTGTACGCGGAAGATGAGATCAGTATTACCCGCCAGTTGACCACCAATGTAGGGCTACGTGCTTCGGGCTTCTGGGTGAATAGCGAAGCCTACACCAATCTACAGCCTCGGCTAGCCATGCGCTACTTAGTCAGTCCCAGTTTATCAGTGAAAGTATCCTACACCTACATGGTGCAGTATTTGCACCTGCTGACGAATTCTTCACTGGGCTTGCCCACTGACCTTTGGGTTTCTACGACTGAAAACGTTGCCCCCCAACGTTCGGAACAAGTGGCTGCGGGTATTGCTAAGTCGTTAGTACGCAACCGCTACGATGTGAGCCTGGAAGGCTACTACAAACGGATGGATAACCTGATTGCCTACCGTGATGGGGCCAGTTTCTTGTTTCAAAATGGGGAAACTTGGGAGAACAAAGTAGTGGCGGGCAATGGCGAGTCCTACGGGGCCGAACTGTTCATTAACAAAAAACAAGGCAAGATTACGGGGTGGCTGGGTTACACCCTCTCGTGGACGTACCACTGGTTTGATGCCATTGATGATGGTAGGCGGTTTCCCTTCCGCTACGACCGTCGGCACGACCTTTCGCTACTGGTCAATTATCATCTGCCGAAAGACCGTACCCTATCGACTACGTTTGTCTATAATACGGGCAATGCGGTGAGTATTCCTACGGCACGTTATCAAGGCATTGCCCCACCGGGTTGGGAGTATGAGCGGTTTTACCAACAAGCGTTTGATGATCGGTTGCTGTTAGACCAGCGTAACAACTTTCGGGCACCTGCCTACCATCGGTTGGATATTAGCTATCAGCGTACCAAGTTAAAAAAGAAAGATCGGCAGCGCACCTGGATATTCTCGCTCTACAACGCCTACAACCGCTTGAACCCGTACTTTCTCTATGAACAAGATGGAAGACTCAAGCAATACAGCCTCTTCCCCATCATCCCATCCATTACCTACCGACTCGAGTTTTGA
- a CDS encoding type II toxin-antitoxin system VapC family toxin yields the protein MRYLLDTDICVHLLRGKQGIKEKIEQVGIKNCFISEITVAELKYGAEKSDNREKHSQEVEEVEELFTVLPIYPSFDRFALEKVTLQKQGILIPDFDLLIGATAVANQLTMVTNNEKHLNRIQGIRIENWVTPS from the coding sequence GTGAGATACCTATTGGATACTGATATTTGTGTTCATTTACTGCGAGGCAAACAGGGTATAAAAGAGAAAATTGAGCAAGTTGGTATAAAAAATTGCTTTATCTCCGAGATCACTGTAGCTGAACTAAAGTATGGGGCTGAAAAAAGTGATAATCGTGAAAAACACTCCCAAGAAGTAGAGGAGGTGGAAGAACTATTTACGGTGTTACCGATCTACCCTAGTTTTGACAGGTTCGCCTTAGAGAAGGTCACATTACAAAAACAGGGTATACTAATCCCAGATTTTGATCTTCTCATTGGAGCTACCGCAGTGGCTAATCAGCTTACTATGGTAACCAACAATGAAAAGCATTTAAATAGAATACAAGGCATTAGGATAGAGAATTGGGTTACGCCCAGTTAA
- the aroF gene encoding 3-deoxy-7-phosphoheptulonate synthase has product MIIHLKETVNTELAAQLAKQAQAQYFIREGQTILITSSSNKELPDFLREYTAEHFAMASDIQLASRTYQPATREVTINPGTSPAVATVEQAVKIGGSTNNTLMITGPCSIESWEQIVTCADMLKELGITTLRAGCFKPRTSPYSFQGLGMEGLKMLAQIREEYGFNIITEVRDATHVEAVIEHADIVQIGAKAMYDHGILRTCGEARKPVLLKRHFGATLQELVQAAEFVLSGGNEQVMLCERGIRTFETKTRFTLDLCGVSYLKEHINLPIILDTSHAMGYAYGVPDLTRACVAMGVDGLLIESHPNPKVAKSDAAQQLNLDEFRSLYRSVQSVAEAVGRKVV; this is encoded by the coding sequence ATGATTATCCACTTAAAAGAAACGGTTAACACTGAATTAGCAGCTCAACTAGCTAAACAGGCGCAAGCTCAATATTTTATCCGAGAAGGGCAAACGATACTGATTACTTCATCCAGCAATAAAGAACTCCCTGACTTTTTGCGAGAATATACTGCTGAACATTTTGCGATGGCTTCGGATATTCAATTGGCGAGCCGAACGTATCAGCCCGCTACCCGCGAAGTTACTATCAATCCCGGAACCAGTCCGGCAGTCGCCACTGTGGAACAGGCAGTGAAGATTGGCGGTAGTACGAATAATACCTTGATGATTACTGGACCCTGCTCGATAGAATCGTGGGAGCAGATTGTTACCTGTGCTGATATGCTGAAAGAGTTGGGCATTACTACCCTACGAGCGGGCTGCTTCAAGCCCCGTACCTCTCCCTATTCCTTTCAAGGTTTAGGTATGGAAGGGCTGAAGATGCTAGCGCAGATTCGGGAAGAGTACGGCTTTAATATCATTACCGAAGTGCGGGATGCTACCCATGTAGAGGCAGTAATTGAGCACGCCGACATTGTACAAATCGGAGCCAAAGCTATGTACGACCACGGAATTCTTCGCACTTGTGGAGAAGCTCGCAAACCGGTGCTCTTGAAGCGTCACTTTGGAGCAACGCTTCAGGAGTTGGTGCAAGCGGCGGAGTTCGTGCTATCCGGTGGCAACGAACAAGTAATGCTCTGCGAACGCGGTATTCGTACCTTTGAGACTAAAACCAGATTCACCCTGGATTTGTGCGGAGTATCTTACCTGAAAGAGCACATCAATCTTCCCATAATTCTAGATACCAGCCACGCCATGGGCTACGCCTACGGAGTACCCGACCTCACCCGCGCCTGCGTAGCAATGGGAGTAGATGGACTACTCATTGAGTCACACCCCAACCCTAAAGTAGCCAAATCCGATGCCGCTCAACAACTGAACCTAGATGAGTTTCGGAGCTTGTATCGCAGCGTACAGTCAGTAGCTGAGGCGGTGGGTAGGAAGGTGGTCTAA
- a CDS encoding hydroxymethylglutaryl-CoA reductase has product MNQGIEPSLTSLPDSSTDNEKISYLTILNNQLNQKTFQGHIENFAGLCMLPIGLAGPLCIRGDYANGNFRIPMATTEGALVASYNRGLRAGRKSGGFWAKVIEETVQRCPLLKFTTAQEAFSFIQWLDSQRDTIKLVAESSSRYAVLKNIRTILEGNEVIVCLEYQTGDASGQNMVTLCSQKVCDFIRDYAPTSPQAIYIEGNASGDKKVGIRSLGRTRGKRVIAEITIPKQIISTVLKTTPQRLVNFWQSSTMSQIKTGSAGNQAHVANGLAAMFLATGQDVACISEAATGFNRAEVTAKGELYASLTLPNLIIGSVGGGTGLPTQRECLEMMDCYGTGKANKLAEIMTAVALAGELSIGAAIAEGHFTRAHQKLGR; this is encoded by the coding sequence ATGAACCAAGGAATAGAGCCTTCGCTTACCTCACTGCCAGATTCATCCACTGATAACGAGAAGATATCGTACCTCACCATACTAAACAACCAGCTAAATCAGAAGACTTTTCAGGGGCATATTGAGAATTTTGCCGGACTGTGTATGCTTCCTATCGGCCTGGCGGGCCCATTATGCATTCGGGGTGATTATGCCAACGGTAACTTCCGTATTCCGATGGCAACTACCGAAGGGGCATTGGTGGCATCCTACAACCGGGGCTTGCGGGCGGGACGAAAAAGCGGTGGTTTTTGGGCTAAAGTTATTGAAGAAACCGTGCAGCGTTGTCCCCTACTTAAATTCACGACCGCCCAGGAGGCTTTTTCGTTCATTCAATGGCTGGATAGTCAGCGAGATACTATTAAACTAGTGGCGGAAAGTAGTAGCCGTTACGCCGTTCTGAAGAACATCCGAACTATTTTAGAAGGCAACGAAGTAATTGTATGCTTAGAATACCAAACGGGTGATGCTAGTGGCCAAAACATGGTAACACTGTGTAGTCAAAAAGTGTGCGACTTCATTCGCGACTATGCGCCCACTTCACCGCAAGCTATTTATATCGAAGGGAATGCTTCGGGCGATAAGAAAGTCGGAATCCGGTCACTGGGTCGAACCAGGGGTAAGCGGGTAATTGCCGAAATTACCATTCCTAAGCAAATAATAAGCACAGTACTAAAAACTACGCCCCAACGGTTAGTGAACTTCTGGCAAAGCTCTACTATGTCGCAAATAAAAACGGGCAGTGCCGGAAATCAAGCCCACGTAGCGAACGGTTTAGCTGCCATGTTTCTCGCTACCGGACAAGATGTTGCCTGCATCTCCGAAGCAGCTACCGGATTTAACCGCGCTGAAGTTACTGCCAAAGGCGAATTGTATGCTTCGCTCACCTTGCCTAACCTGATTATCGGTAGCGTGGGTGGTGGGACCGGATTACCTACTCAACGAGAGTGCTTGGAAATGATGGACTGTTACGGAACTGGAAAAGCCAATAAATTAGCCGAAATCATGACGGCAGTTGCTCTAGCAGGCGAACTTTCTATCGGAGCCGCTATTGCCGAAGGGCATTTTACCCGCGCCCACCAGAAGCTAGGACGTTAG
- a CDS encoding SRPBCC family protein, whose protein sequence is MNTLKITLTAVVLLLSETFASAQDMDKKFRTVRAELKINAPVERVWEAMVLDYGEISNFSSYIYSSNYENGSLKGKEGAERKCDFNEKGSQWVHERIVDIDQENMIMTNQVVSGKKVPLNFDNSRAFYGVQDNGDGTSTASYEFQFRTKPAFMGGIARGGFEKQLAGTLVGLKHYVETGEKVTPMNGKYTEIKSDYPEPTITK, encoded by the coding sequence ATGAATACTTTAAAAATAACCCTTACTGCTGTGGTTCTACTACTGAGTGAAACGTTTGCCTCGGCGCAGGATATGGATAAGAAATTCAGAACCGTACGAGCTGAATTGAAAATTAACGCCCCGGTCGAACGGGTCTGGGAAGCAATGGTACTCGACTACGGAGAAATATCTAACTTCTCTTCCTATATATATTCTTCTAATTATGAAAACGGTTCGTTGAAGGGCAAAGAAGGGGCTGAACGTAAGTGCGACTTTAATGAAAAAGGCTCTCAGTGGGTACACGAGCGTATTGTAGACATTGACCAGGAGAATATGATTATGACAAACCAAGTCGTAAGTGGGAAAAAAGTGCCACTTAACTTCGATAATTCGCGGGCGTTCTACGGAGTCCAAGACAACGGCGATGGTACTAGTACCGCATCCTATGAATTCCAGTTTCGTACTAAACCAGCCTTTATGGGAGGTATTGCCCGCGGTGGCTTCGAGAAGCAGCTAGCTGGTACGCTCGTTGGCCTGAAACACTACGTTGAGACCGGTGAGAAAGTCACTCCGATGAACGGTAAGTATACGGAGATAAAAAGCGATTACCCTGAGCCTACCATCACAAAATAG
- a CDS encoding SRPBCC family protein, translated as MNFKRETVINRPVAEVWEVLGNQFGEAYKWASSLRHSESFGKPTMEGASCSNRACNTTQGKIIEVVRVFDARQHTLQYEVLEGFPFFIDTGVNTWQLTAQGDKTHLSMNADITTKGFVGAIMNPMMKMQMNTLFDEAVEDFKYYVEHDGEPHPRKVKANRKLAKKAA; from the coding sequence ATGAACTTCAAACGAGAAACAGTCATCAACCGGCCCGTGGCCGAAGTATGGGAAGTGTTAGGGAACCAGTTTGGCGAAGCCTACAAATGGGCTAGCAGCCTAAGGCATTCCGAAAGTTTTGGTAAACCGACAATGGAAGGAGCTAGCTGTAGCAACCGCGCCTGTAACACTACCCAGGGTAAAATCATAGAGGTCGTCAGAGTATTTGATGCTAGGCAACATACGCTACAGTACGAGGTGCTCGAAGGGTTTCCCTTCTTTATCGACACCGGGGTTAATACCTGGCAACTCACCGCGCAGGGCGACAAAACGCACCTGAGTATGAACGCTGACATTACAACAAAAGGCTTTGTGGGAGCCATTATGAATCCGATGATGAAGATGCAGATGAACACCCTGTTCGATGAGGCAGTCGAGGACTTTAAGTACTACGTAGAGCACGACGGCGAACCACATCCTCGTAAGGTGAAGGCTAACCGGAAACTGGCAAAGAAAGCTGCTTGA
- a CDS encoding RNA polymerase sigma factor: MKNPLSSKYSEEENQRLVKQALEGDQSALDQLIRLHQPFIYNVAWKMAHDPNDALDLTQEVLIKVITKLSQFNFNSSFRTWLYRIVTNEFLQTKRRQGEQQFSSLDEYGARLDSIPNPDLTREEEITYQELSKEMQIRCMSGMLMCLNREQRLIYILGDTFGVDHKIGAEIFNVSPQNFRIKLHRARKDLYNFMNNKCGLVNKSNPCRCPKKTKALIPMGLLDANNMQFNISEKNRIEDYVEEEHMNLMDSIEDKYVALFRQHPTREDFGEKTVIREILEDEDIMKYLE, translated from the coding sequence ATGAAAAACCCCTTATCGTCAAAATACTCCGAAGAGGAAAATCAAAGACTGGTGAAACAAGCCCTGGAGGGTGATCAAAGTGCGTTGGATCAACTAATTCGCTTACACCAACCGTTCATCTACAATGTAGCCTGGAAAATGGCTCATGATCCCAACGATGCGCTCGATCTCACTCAAGAGGTGCTCATTAAGGTCATTACCAAACTGTCGCAGTTTAACTTCAACAGCTCGTTTCGTACCTGGCTGTACCGGATTGTGACGAATGAGTTTTTACAAACCAAGCGACGCCAGGGTGAGCAACAGTTTAGTTCGCTGGACGAATACGGCGCAAGGTTGGATTCTATTCCTAATCCTGACCTGACACGAGAGGAAGAAATTACCTACCAAGAGCTATCCAAAGAGATGCAAATTCGGTGCATGTCGGGTATGCTGATGTGCCTTAATCGGGAGCAGCGACTGATCTATATTCTGGGCGATACCTTTGGCGTCGATCATAAAATTGGTGCTGAGATATTTAACGTCTCACCGCAAAACTTTCGGATTAAGCTGCATCGGGCACGCAAAGACCTCTATAACTTCATGAACAATAAGTGCGGGCTGGTCAACAAGAGCAATCCTTGTCGTTGCCCTAAAAAAACCAAAGCTCTTATCCCGATGGGGCTGCTGGATGCCAATAATATGCAGTTCAATATTTCGGAAAAGAACCGCATTGAAGATTACGTAGAGGAGGAGCATATGAACTTGATGGATTCTATTGAAGACAAGTACGTAGCCCTTTTTCGCCAGCATCCGACGCGCGAAGACTTCGGTGAAAAAACAGTAATCAGAGAGATACTTGAGGACGAAGATATCATGAAGTATCTGGAATAA
- a CDS encoding ATP-binding cassette domain-containing protein: MSELRADSIIKSFGIKQVLTDVFVSCKTGEIVGLLGRNGSGKSTLLKIIFGSLSADSKMVKVDHKIIRKVSDSHRYINYLPQDGYLPSHLKIANIINIVCEPTQAEIVKSHRLVVPLLNKTSKQLSGGERRVLEILLIVYSYSKFSLLDEPFNGIAPIYKDEIKDIIQEQSKEKGFIITDHDYRNVLDIATKVILIHDGGTRVMKDTNELAEWGYLPK; this comes from the coding sequence GTGAGCGAGCTACGCGCTGACAGCATTATCAAAAGCTTTGGCATCAAACAAGTTCTGACTGACGTATTTGTCTCTTGTAAAACAGGAGAAATAGTTGGTTTACTGGGGCGTAATGGCTCGGGCAAGTCTACTTTGCTAAAGATAATTTTTGGCTCTCTCTCGGCAGACAGTAAAATGGTGAAAGTAGATCATAAAATTATCCGTAAAGTATCAGATAGCCATCGGTATATTAATTATCTGCCTCAGGATGGTTACCTACCCAGTCATCTGAAAATTGCTAACATCATTAACATAGTTTGTGAACCAACTCAGGCAGAAATAGTCAAAAGCCACCGATTGGTCGTGCCTCTTCTCAACAAGACAAGCAAACAACTTTCAGGAGGTGAGCGCAGAGTTTTAGAGATTTTACTCATTGTCTATAGTTACAGCAAATTTTCCCTGCTAGATGAACCATTTAACGGAATAGCTCCGATATACAAGGATGAGATAAAAGACATAATACAAGAGCAAAGTAAGGAAAAAGGGTTCATCATTACGGATCACGATTACCGAAACGTATTGGATATTGCAACTAAGGTTATTCTGATTCATGATGGTGGTACTAGAGTTATGAAAGATACGAATGAACTAGCAGAATGGGGATACTTACCCAAGTAG
- a CDS encoding amidohydrolase family protein, with product MKYFIATLSLSLVSLTIQAQVPSPGEPQSQPIILAGATIHVGNGEVIENGAVAFRDGKIETVAEASTMDDMDLSEYQVVSAEGQHIYPGFILPNTTVGLKEIGAVRATIDEAEQGTLNPNVRAVISYNTDSEIIPTLRFNGILLAQTTPQSGIIPGTSSVMQLDAWNWEDAVVQPDDALHFNWPGRFRQEFDFATFTVKRVKNEKYSEQRRMLEELFADASTYLELNQPSEPNLKLEALMGLFDGSKALHIHADEAKQIIEAIRFAEDRGVQRIVLVSSGDALLVADFLKARDIPVIVKNVHVLPNRPDDAVNVPYELPSRLLEAGLTVGLGYERGMNASARNLPFLAGSAVAHGASKEEALQLITQNNAQILGIGDRYGTLEEGKSATLFVSEGDALDMRTNQITQAFIDGREVTLPALQQRLYEKYRTKYEDEPLVQEGEKRDVGNE from the coding sequence ATGAAATACTTTATAGCAACTCTTTCTCTTTCGCTCGTTAGCCTAACCATTCAGGCGCAGGTACCATCCCCGGGTGAGCCACAGTCGCAACCTATCATATTAGCGGGGGCTACTATTCACGTAGGAAACGGTGAGGTAATTGAAAACGGAGCTGTGGCTTTTCGTGATGGAAAAATTGAGACCGTAGCAGAAGCAAGCACTATGGACGATATGGATTTGTCTGAATATCAGGTAGTTTCAGCCGAAGGGCAACATATTTATCCCGGCTTTATTCTTCCCAATACTACGGTAGGTTTAAAGGAAATCGGTGCGGTGAGGGCCACGATAGATGAAGCCGAACAAGGCACGCTAAATCCTAATGTCCGGGCTGTAATCTCCTACAACACTGATTCGGAAATTATTCCTACCCTGCGTTTTAATGGAATCTTACTAGCCCAAACTACTCCGCAGAGTGGTATCATTCCCGGTACTTCATCCGTGATGCAACTGGATGCTTGGAACTGGGAAGATGCTGTAGTACAGCCCGACGATGCTCTGCACTTCAACTGGCCCGGTCGGTTCCGGCAGGAATTTGATTTTGCCACGTTCACGGTAAAGCGGGTAAAGAATGAAAAGTATAGTGAGCAACGCCGGATGCTGGAAGAATTATTCGCCGATGCTTCGACCTACCTCGAGTTAAATCAGCCATCCGAGCCTAATCTCAAGCTAGAAGCACTAATGGGCTTGTTTGATGGTTCCAAAGCCTTGCACATTCACGCTGATGAGGCAAAGCAGATTATTGAAGCAATCCGCTTTGCCGAAGACCGGGGCGTACAGCGCATTGTACTGGTAAGTAGTGGCGATGCCCTGCTAGTAGCTGATTTCCTGAAAGCCCGGGATATTCCGGTGATCGTGAAAAATGTTCACGTGCTACCCAACCGCCCGGATGATGCCGTGAACGTACCCTACGAGCTACCTTCGCGCTTGCTGGAAGCCGGACTCACCGTAGGCTTGGGGTACGAACGAGGTATGAACGCCAGTGCCCGGAATCTTCCGTTCTTGGCCGGAAGTGCGGTAGCCCACGGAGCCAGCAAAGAAGAAGCACTGCAACTTATTACCCAAAACAATGCCCAAATTCTGGGCATCGGCGACCGCTACGGCACGCTGGAGGAAGGGAAAAGTGCTACTTTATTCGTCTCCGAAGGGGATGCCTTAGATATGCGGACTAACCAGATTACGCAAGCGTTTATCGACGGAAGGGAAGTCACTCTTCCCGCTCTGCAACAACGGCTATACGAAAAGTACCGCACTAAGTACGAAGATGAACCCTTAGTTCAAGAAGGAGAAAAGCGCGATGTAGGGAATGAGTAG
- a CDS encoding SIMPL domain-containing protein, whose product MRQILLFFCIISAGSLLGQSRPDGLLEVVGYGRVLTSPDIGVVRVSIKEIELGYGQAIDSLIAKEQAIVDVFQSLDYSPDKIKTLEFNAGTNTSWRRGEQYDSGFVAFQTLSVEFTNDRKEIAKFINAFSRNQVEAQVSFSFQLSSTLRQTLREKAIADAINDAHSKAKIIAQQNNVNIGSIRKITYGNVPTTSSSSDYVYEELMEIPATEQPSISSQGFSVQDVVVTDRVLIIYELEEKKS is encoded by the coding sequence ATGAGGCAGATATTGCTATTCTTCTGCATAATCTCGGCGGGTTCGCTACTAGGGCAGAGTCGCCCGGATGGCCTGCTTGAAGTAGTAGGCTACGGACGAGTACTTACTTCACCCGATATAGGTGTTGTTCGCGTTTCTATAAAGGAAATAGAACTTGGCTATGGTCAAGCGATCGATTCTCTGATAGCCAAAGAACAGGCAATCGTTGATGTATTTCAATCACTAGATTACTCACCCGATAAAATAAAAACCCTAGAATTTAATGCTGGTACTAATACATCGTGGCGACGAGGTGAGCAGTACGATAGTGGCTTTGTAGCGTTTCAAACATTATCCGTGGAATTTACTAACGATCGGAAAGAGATTGCTAAGTTCATTAATGCTTTTTCTAGAAATCAAGTCGAGGCGCAGGTGAGCTTCAGTTTTCAGCTTTCAAGCACTCTAAGGCAGACGCTTAGAGAAAAGGCAATTGCCGATGCTATTAATGATGCTCACTCTAAAGCTAAAATCATTGCTCAGCAGAACAATGTAAATATAGGCTCCATACGAAAGATTACATACGGAAATGTCCCTACTACATCATCATCCTCGGATTATGTTTATGAAGAATTGATGGAGATTCCGGCTACTGAGCAGCCGTCTATATCCTCCCAAGGATTCTCAGTGCAAGATGTAGTAGTTACCGACCGGGTTTTAATCATTTATGAATTAGAAGAAAAAAAATCTTAA